In Cyprinus carpio isolate SPL01 chromosome B7, ASM1834038v1, whole genome shotgun sequence, a genomic segment contains:
- the zpax4 gene encoding zona pellucida protein AX 4 isoform X8 — protein MAFGFFSGELLLLCAVACALRDSKNTWQQSSRLPQVPTEVECKAHSLFLSVDIPASGREPRFEAIDATGAYPVTESYGAQCGYTYSVQPMLGRVDLRASYFSCHTGNQNDEVFTFMFGVFVMDESGKESFFNVSKTCSVPPLSPRVVTCEENYMEVSVRTDLPTAGSIKEDFSAALAVAQSSAVEAWQVMLQQEGQQSEVMSIEDAATLGYFIMVTPGRLVFRTTFGQRHASVKMVDGGAAEVIQATVFFRRNWMVVMVDLVAACSLDKGSFDGYRLHWRTPPVRTPLVVGPSLRREYIGMGVDGEVVDERAVKDRGYYVTVGEETVGSSISSAAGSGIRKGVVTKHDVVRQMATPPVPRPPFSVNRESVRGYSVAVGKETVGSSFSSAAGSRIQKGVVTKHDAVRQMATPPVPHPPFSVNQTTLEERVFQVFLGNIPSDVELVSVELNGQEISVSTAAQMGYSITRVSEGKDTFAYIIRVPFDDQFVVKQYTSAGFEYSLEIKWTLNIRPQMEAYYHYSSVSALIVDALPPVFDSMCTDSGISFMKDHQQYDYLWDIAIGSYTLTPQLASERGYILTNDSTTLKLAVPLFTIGYVYEDITLQQFYGTFELLARNAKTLEIEQSSAKRCLFQTTELLVCSTEGVMSVVADITKVVPSADPARTTLLDINCRPQETDETRVLFSFGLNTCGTRFQIDQQYVTYENEIIFHEMYSTDSRPVITRDAAYRMTMRCIYPVRDTESLFVDRKFRAETPGIGQIKDPVKVPPQMLKPMQTVTKPSFWGSVARKPAEHARVGQWSAPLDKYAQ, from the exons ATGCCACAGGTGCGTATCCTGTTACAGAGAGCTATGGGGCTCAGTGTGGTTACACTTACTCTGTCCAGCCTATGCTGGGTCGTGTTGATCTCCGAGCTTCATACTTTTCCTGTCATACGGGAAATCAG AATGATGAGGTCTTCACCTTCATGTTTGGGGTGTTCGTTATGGATGAGAGTGGCAAAGAATCATTTTTCAATGTCTCCAAGACTTGCTCTGTTCCTCCTTTATCTCCGAGGGTGGTTACTTGTGAGGAGAACTACATGGAG GTGTCTGTGAGAACTGATCTACCTACAGCTGGCAGTATTAAAGAAGACTTCTCTGCAGCTTTAGCTGTG GCACAAAGTTCAGCTGTTGAGGCCTGGCAGGTGATGCTACAACAAGAGGGCCAGCAGTCTGAGGTAATGTCAATTGAAGATGCTGCTACTCTGGGCTACTTCATAATGGTCACACCTGGCAGACTTGTATTTAGAACAACCTTTGGACAACGCCATGCTTCTGTAAAAATG GTCGATGGTGGTGCGGCTGAAGTGATCCAAGCCACAGTGTTTTTTAGACGGAACTGGATGGTGGTCATGGTGGACCTGGTTGCTGCCTGTTCACTGG ATAAAGGCTCTTTTGATGGCTACAGACTTCATTGGAGGACCCCTCCAGTAAGGACGCCTCTGGTTGTTGGACCCTCGTTAAGAAGAGAGTACATAGGCATGGGAGTTGATGGTGAGGTTGTGGATGAACGAGCTGTGAAAGACCGAGGCTACTATGTGACAGTTGGTGAAGAGACTGTAGGGAGTAGCATCTCCTCTGCTGCTGGGAGTGGAATACGAAAG GGTGTGGTGACCAAGCATGATGTGGTCCGACAGATGGCTACTCCACCAGTTCCTCGTCCTCCCTTTTCAGTGAACCGTGAGTCAGTCCGAGGCTACTCTGTGGCAGTTGGTAAAGAGACTGTAGGGAGTAGCTTCTCCTCTGCTGCTGGGAGCAGAATACAAAAG GGTGTGGTGACCAAGCATGATGCAGTCCGGCAGATGGCTACTCCACCAGTCCCTCATCCTCCCTTTTCAGTGAACC AAACGACTCTCGAGGAGCGAGTCTTCCAGGTCTTCCTGGGTAATATTCCTTCTGATGTGGAACTAGTGTCCGTTGAGCTAAATGGGCAGGAGATCTCCGTATCGACTGCCGCACAGATGGGGTACTCCATCACCAGAGTCTCAGAAGGCAAAGATACCTTTGCGTACATCATAAGGGTGCCATTTGATGACCAATTTGTTGTAAAGCAG TACACTTCGGCAGGCTTTGAGTACTCTCTGGAAATTAAATGGACTTTGAATATCAGGCCTCAGATGGAAGCCTATTACCACTATTCTTCTGTGTCTGCTTTAATCGTTGATGCCT TACCTCCAGTGTTTGACAGCATGTGTACTGACAGTGGCATAAGCTTCATGAAGGACCATCAGCAGTATGACTACTTGTGGGACATTGCCATTGGGTCTTACACCCTGACCCCACAGCTGGCATCTGAGCGTGGCTACATCCTGACAAATGACAGCACCACATTAAAATTGGCTGTGCCTCTGTTCACCATTGGATACGTTTATGAG GATATTACCCTGCAGCAGTTCTATGGCACTTTTGAGCTTCTTGCCAGAAATGCTAAAACCCTGGAGATTGAGCAGTCCTCAGCCAAACGTTGCCTCTTCCAAACCACTGAGCTTTTGG TGTGCTCTACTGAGGGTGTGATGTCTGTAGTGGCTGACATCACTAAAGTTGTGCCTTCTGCCGATCCTGCCAGAACCACACTGTTGGACATAAACTGCAGACCCCAAGAAACTGATGAGACAAGAGTCCTCTTCTCTTTTGGACTTAACACTTGTGGGACTAGATTTCAG ATTGATCAGCAGTATGTGACCTATGAAAATGAGATCATATTTCATGAGATGTATTCCACGGACAGCAGGCCAGTCATCACAAGAGATGCGGCATACAG AATGACCATGAGGTGCATATACCCAGTACGTGACACTGAAAGCCTTTTTGTGGACCGAAAGTTTAGAGCTGAGACACCTGGAATTGGACAAATCAAGGACCCTGTGAAGG ttccTCCCCAAATGCTTAAGCCCATGCAAACAGTTACGAAGCCCTCTTTTTGGGGATCTGTTGCAAGGAAACCAGCTGAACATGCACGAGTGGGCCAGTGGAGTGCGCCCCTAGACAAATATGCCCAGTAG
- the zpax4 gene encoding zona pellucida protein AX 4 isoform X12, with product MAFGFFSGELLLLCAVACALRDSKNTWQQSSRLPQVPTEVECKAHSLFLSVDIPASGREPRFEAIDATGAYPVTESYGAQCGYTYSVQPMLGRVDLRASYFSCHTGNQNDEVFTFMFGVFVMDESGKESFFNVSKTCSVPPLSPRVVTCEENYMEVSVRTDLPTAGSIKEDFSAALAVAQSSAVEAWQVMLQQEGQQSEVMSIEDAATLGYFIMVTPGRLVFRTTFGQRHASVKMVDGGAAEVIQATVFFRRNWMVVMVDLVAACSLDKGSFDGYRLHWRTPPVRTPLVVGPSLRREYIGMGVDGEVVDERAVKDRGYYVTVGEETVGSSISSAAGSGIRKGVVTKHDVVRQMATPPVPRPPFSVNQTTLEERVFQVFLGNIPSDVELVSVELNGQEISVSTAAQMGYSITRVSEGKDTFAYIIRVPFDDQFVVKQYTSAGFEYSLEIKWTLNIRPQMEAYYHYSSVSALIVDALPPVFDSMCTDSGISFMKDHQQYDYLWDIAIGSYTLTPQLASERGYILTNDSTTLKLAVPLFTIGYVYEDITLQQFYGTFELLARNAKTLEIEQSSAKRCLFQTTELLVCSTEGVMSVVADITKVVPSADPARTTLLDINCRPQETDETRVLFSFGLNTCGTRFQIDQQYVTYENEIIFHEMYSTDSRPVITRDAAYRMTMRCIYPVRDTESLFVDRKFRAETPGIGQIKDPVKVPPQMLKPMQTVTKPSFWGSVARKPAEHARVGQWSAPLDKYAQ from the exons ATGCCACAGGTGCGTATCCTGTTACAGAGAGCTATGGGGCTCAGTGTGGTTACACTTACTCTGTCCAGCCTATGCTGGGTCGTGTTGATCTCCGAGCTTCATACTTTTCCTGTCATACGGGAAATCAG AATGATGAGGTCTTCACCTTCATGTTTGGGGTGTTCGTTATGGATGAGAGTGGCAAAGAATCATTTTTCAATGTCTCCAAGACTTGCTCTGTTCCTCCTTTATCTCCGAGGGTGGTTACTTGTGAGGAGAACTACATGGAG GTGTCTGTGAGAACTGATCTACCTACAGCTGGCAGTATTAAAGAAGACTTCTCTGCAGCTTTAGCTGTG GCACAAAGTTCAGCTGTTGAGGCCTGGCAGGTGATGCTACAACAAGAGGGCCAGCAGTCTGAGGTAATGTCAATTGAAGATGCTGCTACTCTGGGCTACTTCATAATGGTCACACCTGGCAGACTTGTATTTAGAACAACCTTTGGACAACGCCATGCTTCTGTAAAAATG GTCGATGGTGGTGCGGCTGAAGTGATCCAAGCCACAGTGTTTTTTAGACGGAACTGGATGGTGGTCATGGTGGACCTGGTTGCTGCCTGTTCACTGG ATAAAGGCTCTTTTGATGGCTACAGACTTCATTGGAGGACCCCTCCAGTAAGGACGCCTCTGGTTGTTGGACCCTCGTTAAGAAGAGAGTACATAGGCATGGGAGTTGATGGTGAGGTTGTGGATGAACGAGCTGTGAAAGACCGAGGCTACTATGTGACAGTTGGTGAAGAGACTGTAGGGAGTAGCATCTCCTCTGCTGCTGGGAGTGGAATACGAAAG GGTGTGGTGACCAAGCATGATGTGGTCCGACAGATGGCTACTCCACCAGTTCCTCGTCCTCCCTTTTCAGTGAACC AAACGACTCTCGAGGAGCGAGTCTTCCAGGTCTTCCTGGGTAATATTCCTTCTGATGTGGAACTAGTGTCCGTTGAGCTAAATGGGCAGGAGATCTCCGTATCGACTGCCGCACAGATGGGGTACTCCATCACCAGAGTCTCAGAAGGCAAAGATACCTTTGCGTACATCATAAGGGTGCCATTTGATGACCAATTTGTTGTAAAGCAG TACACTTCGGCAGGCTTTGAGTACTCTCTGGAAATTAAATGGACTTTGAATATCAGGCCTCAGATGGAAGCCTATTACCACTATTCTTCTGTGTCTGCTTTAATCGTTGATGCCT TACCTCCAGTGTTTGACAGCATGTGTACTGACAGTGGCATAAGCTTCATGAAGGACCATCAGCAGTATGACTACTTGTGGGACATTGCCATTGGGTCTTACACCCTGACCCCACAGCTGGCATCTGAGCGTGGCTACATCCTGACAAATGACAGCACCACATTAAAATTGGCTGTGCCTCTGTTCACCATTGGATACGTTTATGAG GATATTACCCTGCAGCAGTTCTATGGCACTTTTGAGCTTCTTGCCAGAAATGCTAAAACCCTGGAGATTGAGCAGTCCTCAGCCAAACGTTGCCTCTTCCAAACCACTGAGCTTTTGG TGTGCTCTACTGAGGGTGTGATGTCTGTAGTGGCTGACATCACTAAAGTTGTGCCTTCTGCCGATCCTGCCAGAACCACACTGTTGGACATAAACTGCAGACCCCAAGAAACTGATGAGACAAGAGTCCTCTTCTCTTTTGGACTTAACACTTGTGGGACTAGATTTCAG ATTGATCAGCAGTATGTGACCTATGAAAATGAGATCATATTTCATGAGATGTATTCCACGGACAGCAGGCCAGTCATCACAAGAGATGCGGCATACAG AATGACCATGAGGTGCATATACCCAGTACGTGACACTGAAAGCCTTTTTGTGGACCGAAAGTTTAGAGCTGAGACACCTGGAATTGGACAAATCAAGGACCCTGTGAAGG ttccTCCCCAAATGCTTAAGCCCATGCAAACAGTTACGAAGCCCTCTTTTTGGGGATCTGTTGCAAGGAAACCAGCTGAACATGCACGAGTGGGCCAGTGGAGTGCGCCCCTAGACAAATATGCCCAGTAG
- the zpax4 gene encoding zona pellucida protein AX 4 isoform X3, whose translation MAFGFFSGELLLLCAVACALRDSKNTWQQSSRLPQVPTEVECKAHSLFLSVDIPASGREPRFEAIDATGAYPVTESYGAQCGYTYSVQPMLGRVDLRASYFSCHTGNQNDEVFTFMFGVFVMDESGKESFFNVSKTCSVPPLSPRVVTCEENYMEVSVRTDLPTAGSIKEDFSAALAVAQSSAVEAWQVMLQQEGQQSEVMSIEDAATLGYFIMVTPGRLVFRTTFGQRHASVKMVDGGAAEVIQATVFFRRNWMVVMVDLVAACSLDKGSFDGYRLHWRTPPVRTPLVVGPSLRREYIGMGVDGEVVDERAVKDRGYYVTVGEETVGSSISSAAGSGIRKHNVVRQMATPPVPRPPFSVNRESVRGYSVAVGKETVGSSFSSAAGTGIQKGVVTKHDVVRQMATPPVPRPPFSVNRESVRGYSVAVGKETVGSSFSSAAGSRIQKGVVTKHDAVRQMATPPVPHPPFSVNQTTLEERVFQVFLGNIPSDVELVSVELNGQEISVSTAAQMGYSITRVSEGKDTFAYIIRVPFDDQFVVKQYTSAGFEYSLEIKWTLNIRPQMEAYYHYSSVSALIVDALPPVFDSMCTDSGISFMKDHQQYDYLWDIAIGSYTLTPQLASERGYILTNDSTTLKLAVPLFTIGYVYEDITLQQFYGTFELLARNAKTLEIEQSSAKRCLFQTTELLVCSTEGVMSVVADITKVVPSADPARTTLLDINCRPQETDETRVLFSFGLNTCGTRFQIDQQYVTYENEIIFHEMYSTDSRPVITRDAAYRMTMRCIYPVRDTESLFVDRKFRAETPGIGQIKDPVKVPPQMLKPMQTVTKPSFWGSVARKPAEHARVGQWSAPLDKYAQ comes from the exons ATGCCACAGGTGCGTATCCTGTTACAGAGAGCTATGGGGCTCAGTGTGGTTACACTTACTCTGTCCAGCCTATGCTGGGTCGTGTTGATCTCCGAGCTTCATACTTTTCCTGTCATACGGGAAATCAG AATGATGAGGTCTTCACCTTCATGTTTGGGGTGTTCGTTATGGATGAGAGTGGCAAAGAATCATTTTTCAATGTCTCCAAGACTTGCTCTGTTCCTCCTTTATCTCCGAGGGTGGTTACTTGTGAGGAGAACTACATGGAG GTGTCTGTGAGAACTGATCTACCTACAGCTGGCAGTATTAAAGAAGACTTCTCTGCAGCTTTAGCTGTG GCACAAAGTTCAGCTGTTGAGGCCTGGCAGGTGATGCTACAACAAGAGGGCCAGCAGTCTGAGGTAATGTCAATTGAAGATGCTGCTACTCTGGGCTACTTCATAATGGTCACACCTGGCAGACTTGTATTTAGAACAACCTTTGGACAACGCCATGCTTCTGTAAAAATG GTCGATGGTGGTGCGGCTGAAGTGATCCAAGCCACAGTGTTTTTTAGACGGAACTGGATGGTGGTCATGGTGGACCTGGTTGCTGCCTGTTCACTGG ATAAAGGCTCTTTTGATGGCTACAGACTTCATTGGAGGACCCCTCCAGTAAGGACGCCTCTGGTTGTTGGACCCTCGTTAAGAAGAGAGTACATAGGCATGGGAGTTGATGGTGAGGTTGTGGATGAACGAGCTGTGAAAGACCGAGGCTACTATGTGACAGTTGGTGAAGAGACTGTAGGGAGTAGCATCTCCTCTGCTGCTGGGAGTGGAATACGAAAG CATAATGTGGTCCGGCAGATGGCTACTCCACCAGTTCCTCGTCCTCCCTTTTCAGTGAATCGTGAGTCAGTCCGAGGCTACTCTGTGGCAGTTGGTAAAGAGACTGTAGGAAGTAGCTTCTCCTCTGCTGCTGGGACCGGAATACAAAAG GGTGTGGTGACCAAGCATGATGTGGTCCGACAGATGGCTACTCCACCAGTTCCTCGTCCTCCCTTTTCAGTGAACCGTGAGTCAGTCCGAGGCTACTCTGTGGCAGTTGGTAAAGAGACTGTAGGGAGTAGCTTCTCCTCTGCTGCTGGGAGCAGAATACAAAAG GGTGTGGTGACCAAGCATGATGCAGTCCGGCAGATGGCTACTCCACCAGTCCCTCATCCTCCCTTTTCAGTGAACC AAACGACTCTCGAGGAGCGAGTCTTCCAGGTCTTCCTGGGTAATATTCCTTCTGATGTGGAACTAGTGTCCGTTGAGCTAAATGGGCAGGAGATCTCCGTATCGACTGCCGCACAGATGGGGTACTCCATCACCAGAGTCTCAGAAGGCAAAGATACCTTTGCGTACATCATAAGGGTGCCATTTGATGACCAATTTGTTGTAAAGCAG TACACTTCGGCAGGCTTTGAGTACTCTCTGGAAATTAAATGGACTTTGAATATCAGGCCTCAGATGGAAGCCTATTACCACTATTCTTCTGTGTCTGCTTTAATCGTTGATGCCT TACCTCCAGTGTTTGACAGCATGTGTACTGACAGTGGCATAAGCTTCATGAAGGACCATCAGCAGTATGACTACTTGTGGGACATTGCCATTGGGTCTTACACCCTGACCCCACAGCTGGCATCTGAGCGTGGCTACATCCTGACAAATGACAGCACCACATTAAAATTGGCTGTGCCTCTGTTCACCATTGGATACGTTTATGAG GATATTACCCTGCAGCAGTTCTATGGCACTTTTGAGCTTCTTGCCAGAAATGCTAAAACCCTGGAGATTGAGCAGTCCTCAGCCAAACGTTGCCTCTTCCAAACCACTGAGCTTTTGG TGTGCTCTACTGAGGGTGTGATGTCTGTAGTGGCTGACATCACTAAAGTTGTGCCTTCTGCCGATCCTGCCAGAACCACACTGTTGGACATAAACTGCAGACCCCAAGAAACTGATGAGACAAGAGTCCTCTTCTCTTTTGGACTTAACACTTGTGGGACTAGATTTCAG ATTGATCAGCAGTATGTGACCTATGAAAATGAGATCATATTTCATGAGATGTATTCCACGGACAGCAGGCCAGTCATCACAAGAGATGCGGCATACAG AATGACCATGAGGTGCATATACCCAGTACGTGACACTGAAAGCCTTTTTGTGGACCGAAAGTTTAGAGCTGAGACACCTGGAATTGGACAAATCAAGGACCCTGTGAAGG ttccTCCCCAAATGCTTAAGCCCATGCAAACAGTTACGAAGCCCTCTTTTTGGGGATCTGTTGCAAGGAAACCAGCTGAACATGCACGAGTGGGCCAGTGGAGTGCGCCCCTAGACAAATATGCCCAGTAG
- the zpax4 gene encoding zona pellucida protein AX 4 isoform X11, which produces MAFGFFSGELLLLCAVACALRDSKNTWQQSSRLPQVPTEVECKAHSLFLSVDIPASGREPRFEAIDATGAYPVTESYGAQCGYTYSVQPMLGRVDLRASYFSCHTGNQNDEVFTFMFGVFVMDESGKESFFNVSKTCSVPPLSPRVVTCEENYMEVSVRTDLPTAGSIKEDFSAALAVAQSSAVEAWQVMLQQEGQQSEVMSIEDAATLGYFIMVTPGRLVFRTTFGQRHASVKMVDGGAAEVIQATVFFRRNWMVVMVDLVAACSLDKGSFDGYRLHWRTPPVRTPLVVGPSLRREYIGMGVDGEVVDERAVKDRGYYVTVGEETVGSSISSAAGSGIRKHNVVRQMATPPVPRPPFSVNRESVRGYSVAVGKETVGSSFSSAAGTGIQKHNVVRQMATPPVPRPPFSVNQTTLEERVFQVFLGNIPSDVELVSVELNGQEISVSTAAQMGYSITRVSEGKDTFAYIIRVPFDDQFVVKQYTSAGFEYSLEIKWTLNIRPQMEAYYHYSSVSALIVDALPPVFDSMCTDSGISFMKDHQQYDYLWDIAIGSYTLTPQLASERGYILTNDSTTLKLAVPLFTIGYVYEDITLQQFYGTFELLARNAKTLEIEQSSAKRCLFQTTELLVCSTEGVMSVVADITKVVPSADPARTTLLDINCRPQETDETRVLFSFGLNTCGTRFQIDQQYVTYENEIIFHEMYSTDSRPVITRDAAYRMTMRCIYPVRDTESLFVDRKFRAETPGIGQIKDPVKVPPQMLKPMQTVTKPSFWGSVARKPAEHARVGQWSAPLDKYAQ; this is translated from the exons ATGCCACAGGTGCGTATCCTGTTACAGAGAGCTATGGGGCTCAGTGTGGTTACACTTACTCTGTCCAGCCTATGCTGGGTCGTGTTGATCTCCGAGCTTCATACTTTTCCTGTCATACGGGAAATCAG AATGATGAGGTCTTCACCTTCATGTTTGGGGTGTTCGTTATGGATGAGAGTGGCAAAGAATCATTTTTCAATGTCTCCAAGACTTGCTCTGTTCCTCCTTTATCTCCGAGGGTGGTTACTTGTGAGGAGAACTACATGGAG GTGTCTGTGAGAACTGATCTACCTACAGCTGGCAGTATTAAAGAAGACTTCTCTGCAGCTTTAGCTGTG GCACAAAGTTCAGCTGTTGAGGCCTGGCAGGTGATGCTACAACAAGAGGGCCAGCAGTCTGAGGTAATGTCAATTGAAGATGCTGCTACTCTGGGCTACTTCATAATGGTCACACCTGGCAGACTTGTATTTAGAACAACCTTTGGACAACGCCATGCTTCTGTAAAAATG GTCGATGGTGGTGCGGCTGAAGTGATCCAAGCCACAGTGTTTTTTAGACGGAACTGGATGGTGGTCATGGTGGACCTGGTTGCTGCCTGTTCACTGG ATAAAGGCTCTTTTGATGGCTACAGACTTCATTGGAGGACCCCTCCAGTAAGGACGCCTCTGGTTGTTGGACCCTCGTTAAGAAGAGAGTACATAGGCATGGGAGTTGATGGTGAGGTTGTGGATGAACGAGCTGTGAAAGACCGAGGCTACTATGTGACAGTTGGTGAAGAGACTGTAGGGAGTAGCATCTCCTCTGCTGCTGGGAGTGGAATACGAAAG CATAATGTGGTCCGGCAGATGGCTACTCCACCAGTTCCTCGTCCTCCCTTTTCAGTGAATCGTGAGTCAGTCCGAGGCTACTCTGTGGCAGTTGGTAAAGAGACTGTAGGAAGTAGCTTCTCCTCTGCTGCTGGGACCGGAATACAAAAG CATAATGTGGTCCGGCAGATGGCTACTCCACCAGTTCCTCGTCCTCCCTTTTCAGTGAACC AAACGACTCTCGAGGAGCGAGTCTTCCAGGTCTTCCTGGGTAATATTCCTTCTGATGTGGAACTAGTGTCCGTTGAGCTAAATGGGCAGGAGATCTCCGTATCGACTGCCGCACAGATGGGGTACTCCATCACCAGAGTCTCAGAAGGCAAAGATACCTTTGCGTACATCATAAGGGTGCCATTTGATGACCAATTTGTTGTAAAGCAG TACACTTCGGCAGGCTTTGAGTACTCTCTGGAAATTAAATGGACTTTGAATATCAGGCCTCAGATGGAAGCCTATTACCACTATTCTTCTGTGTCTGCTTTAATCGTTGATGCCT TACCTCCAGTGTTTGACAGCATGTGTACTGACAGTGGCATAAGCTTCATGAAGGACCATCAGCAGTATGACTACTTGTGGGACATTGCCATTGGGTCTTACACCCTGACCCCACAGCTGGCATCTGAGCGTGGCTACATCCTGACAAATGACAGCACCACATTAAAATTGGCTGTGCCTCTGTTCACCATTGGATACGTTTATGAG GATATTACCCTGCAGCAGTTCTATGGCACTTTTGAGCTTCTTGCCAGAAATGCTAAAACCCTGGAGATTGAGCAGTCCTCAGCCAAACGTTGCCTCTTCCAAACCACTGAGCTTTTGG TGTGCTCTACTGAGGGTGTGATGTCTGTAGTGGCTGACATCACTAAAGTTGTGCCTTCTGCCGATCCTGCCAGAACCACACTGTTGGACATAAACTGCAGACCCCAAGAAACTGATGAGACAAGAGTCCTCTTCTCTTTTGGACTTAACACTTGTGGGACTAGATTTCAG ATTGATCAGCAGTATGTGACCTATGAAAATGAGATCATATTTCATGAGATGTATTCCACGGACAGCAGGCCAGTCATCACAAGAGATGCGGCATACAG AATGACCATGAGGTGCATATACCCAGTACGTGACACTGAAAGCCTTTTTGTGGACCGAAAGTTTAGAGCTGAGACACCTGGAATTGGACAAATCAAGGACCCTGTGAAGG ttccTCCCCAAATGCTTAAGCCCATGCAAACAGTTACGAAGCCCTCTTTTTGGGGATCTGTTGCAAGGAAACCAGCTGAACATGCACGAGTGGGCCAGTGGAGTGCGCCCCTAGACAAATATGCCCAGTAG